A window from Pseudomonas alloputida encodes these proteins:
- the treS gene encoding maltose alpha-D-glucosyltransferase, protein MTQPDPSYVKWLEDRAMLKASQDRASLYSGQSRLWQQPYAEAQPRRATEIASVWLTVYPDAIIAPEGCSVLGALAHEALWKRLSEIGVQGLHTGPIKLSGGIRGRELTPSVDGNFDRISFDIDPLYGSEQELIQMSRMAAAHNAVTIDDLIPSHTGKGADFRLAELAHGPYPGLYHMVEIREEDWALLPEVPAGRDAVNLLPAQCDELKARHYIVGQLQRVIFFEPGVKETDWSATPPITGVDGKTRRWVYLHYFKEGQPSLNWLDPTFAAQQMIIGDALHALDCLGARGLRLDANGFLGVETRASGTAWSESHPLSLVGNQLIGGMIRKAGGFSFQELNLTLDDIAQMSKGGADLSYDFITRPAYQHALLTGDTEFLRLMLKEMHAFGIDPASLIHALQNHDELTVELVHFWTLHAHDMYLYKGQTLPGSILREHIREEIYERLSGEHAPYNLRFVTNGIACTTASLIAAALGIRDLEQIGVADIELIKKVHLLLVMYNAMQPGVVALSGWDLVGALPLPAEAVAERMLDGDTRWIHRGGYDLAGLDPQAEASVRGMPRARALYGSLDRQLDESDSFACKVKKLLAVRQAYGIATSRQVLVPEVSSPGLLVMVHELPAGRGIQITALNFGQDAIAEELLLTGFTPGPVVDMINETVEGDLTEDGRLMVNLDPYEALCLRIVNSSGHV, encoded by the coding sequence TGACGGTCTACCCCGACGCCATCATCGCGCCCGAGGGTTGCTCGGTGCTCGGTGCCCTGGCCCACGAAGCGTTGTGGAAGCGCCTGTCGGAGATCGGCGTACAGGGCCTGCACACCGGCCCGATCAAACTGTCCGGTGGCATCCGCGGCCGCGAACTCACCCCCAGCGTGGACGGCAACTTCGACCGCATCAGCTTCGACATCGACCCACTGTACGGCAGCGAGCAGGAACTGATCCAGATGAGCCGCATGGCCGCTGCGCACAATGCCGTGACCATCGACGACCTGATCCCCTCGCACACCGGCAAGGGCGCCGACTTCCGCCTGGCCGAGCTCGCCCATGGCCCCTACCCGGGGCTGTACCACATGGTCGAGATCCGCGAAGAAGACTGGGCGCTGCTGCCCGAGGTGCCCGCCGGGCGCGATGCGGTCAATCTGCTGCCAGCTCAGTGTGACGAGCTGAAGGCGCGCCATTACATCGTTGGCCAGCTGCAACGGGTAATCTTCTTCGAGCCGGGCGTGAAGGAAACCGACTGGAGCGCCACGCCGCCGATCACAGGCGTCGACGGCAAGACCCGCCGCTGGGTGTACCTGCATTACTTCAAGGAAGGCCAGCCCTCGCTGAACTGGCTGGACCCTACCTTCGCCGCCCAACAGATGATCATTGGTGACGCACTGCACGCGCTGGACTGCCTGGGTGCACGCGGCCTGCGCCTGGACGCCAACGGCTTTCTCGGCGTGGAAACCCGCGCCAGCGGCACCGCCTGGTCGGAAAGCCACCCGCTGTCGCTCGTCGGCAACCAGCTGATCGGTGGCATGATCCGCAAGGCCGGCGGTTTCAGCTTCCAGGAGCTGAACCTGACCCTCGATGACATTGCGCAGATGTCCAAGGGTGGTGCCGACCTGTCCTACGATTTCATTACCCGGCCGGCCTACCAGCATGCGCTGCTGACGGGCGACACCGAGTTCCTGCGCCTGATGCTCAAGGAGATGCACGCCTTCGGCATCGACCCGGCCTCGCTCATCCATGCCCTGCAAAACCATGACGAGCTGACCGTGGAGCTGGTGCACTTCTGGACACTGCACGCGCACGATATGTACCTGTACAAGGGCCAAACCCTGCCTGGCAGCATCCTGCGCGAACATATTCGCGAAGAGATCTACGAACGGCTGTCGGGGGAACATGCGCCGTACAACCTGCGCTTCGTGACCAACGGCATTGCCTGCACCACCGCCAGCCTGATCGCTGCTGCACTGGGTATTCGCGACCTCGAACAGATTGGTGTAGCGGATATCGAACTGATCAAGAAGGTGCACCTGCTGCTGGTCATGTACAACGCCATGCAGCCGGGGGTGGTCGCCTTGTCCGGCTGGGACCTGGTCGGTGCCCTGCCCTTGCCCGCCGAAGCGGTTGCCGAACGCATGCTCGATGGCGATACCCGCTGGATTCACCGGGGCGGCTATGACCTGGCCGGGCTTGACCCACAGGCAGAGGCTTCTGTGCGGGGCATGCCGCGTGCCCGGGCGCTATACGGCAGCCTGGACAGGCAGCTGGACGAGAGTGATTCATTTGCCTGCAAGGTGAAGAAACTGCTGGCTGTGCGCCAGGCCTACGGCATCGCCACCAGCCGTCAGGTGCTGGTACCTGAGGTGAGCAGCCCGGGGCTGCTGGTGATGGTGCATGAGCTGCCAGCCGGGCGCGGTATCCAGATCACTGCGCTGAACTTCGGCCAGGACGCGATTGCCGAGGAACTGCTGTTGACCGGGTTCACACCTGGGCCGGTGGTCGACATGATCAACGAGACGGTCGAAGGCGATTTGACCGAGGACGGGCGCCTGATGGTGAACCTGGACCCGTACGAGGCGCTGTGCCTGCGGATCGTCAACAGCAGCGGGCATGTTTGA